From a region of the Sphaerodactylus townsendi isolate TG3544 linkage group LG09, MPM_Stown_v2.3, whole genome shotgun sequence genome:
- the SS18 gene encoding protein SSXT isoform X4, whose amino-acid sequence MSVAFAAPRQRGKGEITPAAIQKMLDENNHLIQCIMDYQNKGKTSECSQYQQLLHTNLVYLATIADSNQNMQSILPPPPTQNMPMGPGGMNQSGPPPPPRSHNMGSDGMVGGGPPAPHMQSQMNGQMPGPNHMTMQGPGPNQLNMTNSSMNMPSSSHGSMGGYNHSVPSSQSIPGQNQMTMSQGQPMANYGPRPNISMQPNQGPMMHQQPPSQQYSMPQGGGQHYQGQQPPMGIMGQVNQGNHMMGQRQIPPYRPPQQGNSQYAQQQDAYQGPPQQQGYQQQQYPSQQGYPGQQQGYGPSQSGPGPQYSNYPQGQGQQYGGYRPAQPGPPQPPQQRPYGYDQGQYGNYQQ is encoded by the exons ATGTCGGTGGCATTTGCAGCCCCCAGGCAGCGGGGGAAAGGGGAGATAACACCGGCTGCTATCcaaaag ATGTTGGATGAAAATAATCACCTTATTCAGTGTATAATGGATTACCAGAATAAAGGGAAGACATCAGAATGTTCTCA GTATCAGCAGTTATTGCATACGAACTTGGTCTATCTAGCTACAATAGCAGACTCCAATCAAAATATGCAATCAATATTGCCACCA CCACCCACTCAGAATATGCCAATGGGTCCAGGGGGGATGAATCAGAGcggccctcccccacctcctcgcTCTCACAATATGGGTTCAGATGGGATGGTAGGTGGGGGCCCTCCTGCGCCACACATGCAGAGCCAGATGAACGGCCAGATGCCTG GACCTAACCACATGACTATGCAGGGACCTGGGCCAAACCAGCTCAACATGACAAACAGTTCTATGAACATGCCTTCAAGTAGCCATGGCTCCATGGGAGGTTATAATCATTCAGTGCCATCTTCTCAAAGCATACCTGGACAAAATCAGATGACAATGAGCCAAGGACAGCCTATGGCCAATTATGGTCCCAGACCAAATATAAGTATGCAACCAAACCAAG GCCCAATGATGCATCAGCAGCCTCCTTCGCAGCAATACAGTATGCCGCAGGGAGGTGGGCAACATTATCAAGGACAGCAGCCACCAATGGGAATCATGGGCCAAGTTAACCAAGGAAACCATATGATGGGACAGAGGCAGATTCCTCCATACAGGCCACCCCAGCAAG GAAATTCACAATATGCTCAACAGCAAGATGCGTATCAAGGACCGCCTCAGCAGCAAGGATATCAACAGCAACAGTACCCAAGTCAGCAAGGCTACCCTGGACAGCAGCAAGGTTATG GTCCTTCACAAAGTGGTCCCGGACCCCAGTATTCCAACTATCCCCAAGGGCAAGGTCAACAGTATGGGGGATATAGGCCTGCACAGCCTGGCCCCCCGCAGCCACCACAGCAGAGGCCTTATGGATATGATCAG GGACAGTATGGCAATTACCAGCAATGA
- the SS18 gene encoding protein SSXT isoform X2, whose protein sequence is MSVAFAAPRQRGKGEITPAAIQKMLDENNHLIQCIMDYQNKGKTSECSQYQQLLHTNLVYLATIADSNQNMQSILPPPPTQNMPMGPGGMNQSGPPPPPRSHNMGSDGMVGGGPPAPHMQSQMNGQMPGPNHMTMQGPGPNQLNMTNSSMNMPSSSHGSMGGYNHSVPSSQSIPGQNQMTMSQGQPMANYGPRPNISMQPNQGPMMHQQPPSQQYSMPQGGGQHYQGQQPPMGIMGQVNQGNHMMGQRQIPPYRPPQQGPPQQYSGQEDYYGDQYSHGGQGPPEGMNQQYYPDGNSQYAQQQDAYQGPPQQQGYQQQQYPSQQGYPGQQQGYGPSQSGPGPQYSNYPQGQGQQYGGYRPAQPGPPQPPQQRPYGYDQGQYGNYQQ, encoded by the exons ATGTCGGTGGCATTTGCAGCCCCCAGGCAGCGGGGGAAAGGGGAGATAACACCGGCTGCTATCcaaaag ATGTTGGATGAAAATAATCACCTTATTCAGTGTATAATGGATTACCAGAATAAAGGGAAGACATCAGAATGTTCTCA GTATCAGCAGTTATTGCATACGAACTTGGTCTATCTAGCTACAATAGCAGACTCCAATCAAAATATGCAATCAATATTGCCACCA CCACCCACTCAGAATATGCCAATGGGTCCAGGGGGGATGAATCAGAGcggccctcccccacctcctcgcTCTCACAATATGGGTTCAGATGGGATGGTAGGTGGGGGCCCTCCTGCGCCACACATGCAGAGCCAGATGAACGGCCAGATGCCTG GACCTAACCACATGACTATGCAGGGACCTGGGCCAAACCAGCTCAACATGACAAACAGTTCTATGAACATGCCTTCAAGTAGCCATGGCTCCATGGGAGGTTATAATCATTCAGTGCCATCTTCTCAAAGCATACCTGGACAAAATCAGATGACAATGAGCCAAGGACAGCCTATGGCCAATTATGGTCCCAGACCAAATATAAGTATGCAACCAAACCAAG GCCCAATGATGCATCAGCAGCCTCCTTCGCAGCAATACAGTATGCCGCAGGGAGGTGGGCAACATTATCAAGGACAGCAGCCACCAATGGGAATCATGGGCCAAGTTAACCAAGGAAACCATATGATGGGACAGAGGCAGATTCCTCCATACAGGCCACCCCAGCAAG GCCCACCACAGCAGTACTCAGGCCAGGAAGACTATTATGGGGACCAATACAGTCATGGTGGACAAGGTCCTCCAGAAGGCATGAACCAGCAATATTACCCTGATG GAAATTCACAATATGCTCAACAGCAAGATGCGTATCAAGGACCGCCTCAGCAGCAAGGATATCAACAGCAACAGTACCCAAGTCAGCAAGGCTACCCTGGACAGCAGCAAGGTTATG GTCCTTCACAAAGTGGTCCCGGACCCCAGTATTCCAACTATCCCCAAGGGCAAGGTCAACAGTATGGGGGATATAGGCCTGCACAGCCTGGCCCCCCGCAGCCACCACAGCAGAGGCCTTATGGATATGATCAG GGACAGTATGGCAATTACCAGCAATGA
- the SS18 gene encoding protein SSXT isoform X1 translates to MSVAFAAPRQRGKGEITPAAIQKMLDENNHLIQCIMDYQNKGKTSECSQYQQLLHTNLVYLATIADSNQNMQSILPPPPTQNMPMGPGGMNQSGPPPPPRSHNMGSDGMVGGGPPAPHMQSQMNGQMPGPNHMTMQGPGPNQLNMTNSSMNMPSSSHGSMGGYNHSVPSSQSIPGQNQMTMSQGQPMANYGPRPNISMQPNQGPMMHQQPPSQQYSMPQGGGQHYQGQQPPMGIMGQVNQGNHMMGQRQIPPYRPPQQGPPQQYSGQEDYYGDQYSHGGQGPPEGMNQQYYPDGHSDYGYQQPSYPEQGYDRPYEDSSQHYYEGGNSQYAQQQDAYQGPPQQQGYQQQQYPSQQGYPGQQQGYGPSQSGPGPQYSNYPQGQGQQYGGYRPAQPGPPQPPQQRPYGYDQGQYGNYQQ, encoded by the exons ATGTCGGTGGCATTTGCAGCCCCCAGGCAGCGGGGGAAAGGGGAGATAACACCGGCTGCTATCcaaaag ATGTTGGATGAAAATAATCACCTTATTCAGTGTATAATGGATTACCAGAATAAAGGGAAGACATCAGAATGTTCTCA GTATCAGCAGTTATTGCATACGAACTTGGTCTATCTAGCTACAATAGCAGACTCCAATCAAAATATGCAATCAATATTGCCACCA CCACCCACTCAGAATATGCCAATGGGTCCAGGGGGGATGAATCAGAGcggccctcccccacctcctcgcTCTCACAATATGGGTTCAGATGGGATGGTAGGTGGGGGCCCTCCTGCGCCACACATGCAGAGCCAGATGAACGGCCAGATGCCTG GACCTAACCACATGACTATGCAGGGACCTGGGCCAAACCAGCTCAACATGACAAACAGTTCTATGAACATGCCTTCAAGTAGCCATGGCTCCATGGGAGGTTATAATCATTCAGTGCCATCTTCTCAAAGCATACCTGGACAAAATCAGATGACAATGAGCCAAGGACAGCCTATGGCCAATTATGGTCCCAGACCAAATATAAGTATGCAACCAAACCAAG GCCCAATGATGCATCAGCAGCCTCCTTCGCAGCAATACAGTATGCCGCAGGGAGGTGGGCAACATTATCAAGGACAGCAGCCACCAATGGGAATCATGGGCCAAGTTAACCAAGGAAACCATATGATGGGACAGAGGCAGATTCCTCCATACAGGCCACCCCAGCAAG GCCCACCACAGCAGTACTCAGGCCAGGAAGACTATTATGGGGACCAATACAGTCATGGTGGACAAGGTCCTCCAGAAGGCATGAACCAGCAATATTACCCTGATG GTCATAGTGATTACGGTTATCAGCAACCGTCGTATCCTGAACAAGGCTACGATAGGCCTTATGAGGATTCCTCCCAACATTACTACGAAGGAG GAAATTCACAATATGCTCAACAGCAAGATGCGTATCAAGGACCGCCTCAGCAGCAAGGATATCAACAGCAACAGTACCCAAGTCAGCAAGGCTACCCTGGACAGCAGCAAGGTTATG GTCCTTCACAAAGTGGTCCCGGACCCCAGTATTCCAACTATCCCCAAGGGCAAGGTCAACAGTATGGGGGATATAGGCCTGCACAGCCTGGCCCCCCGCAGCCACCACAGCAGAGGCCTTATGGATATGATCAG GGACAGTATGGCAATTACCAGCAATGA
- the SS18 gene encoding protein SSXT isoform X3, with protein MSVAFAAPRQRGKGEITPAAIQKMLDENNHLIQCIMDYQNKGKTSECSQYQQLLHTNLVYLATIADSNQNMQSILPPPPTQNMPMGPGGMNQSGPPPPPRSHNMGSDGMVGGGPPAPHMQSQMNGQMPGPNHMTMQGPGPNQLNMTNSSMNMPSSSHGSMGGYNHSVPSSQSIPGQNQMTMSQGQPMANYGPRPNISMQPNQGPMMHQQPPSQQYSMPQGGGQHYQGQQPPMGIMGQVNQGNHMMGQRQIPPYRPPQQGHSDYGYQQPSYPEQGYDRPYEDSSQHYYEGGNSQYAQQQDAYQGPPQQQGYQQQQYPSQQGYPGQQQGYGPSQSGPGPQYSNYPQGQGQQYGGYRPAQPGPPQPPQQRPYGYDQGQYGNYQQ; from the exons ATGTCGGTGGCATTTGCAGCCCCCAGGCAGCGGGGGAAAGGGGAGATAACACCGGCTGCTATCcaaaag ATGTTGGATGAAAATAATCACCTTATTCAGTGTATAATGGATTACCAGAATAAAGGGAAGACATCAGAATGTTCTCA GTATCAGCAGTTATTGCATACGAACTTGGTCTATCTAGCTACAATAGCAGACTCCAATCAAAATATGCAATCAATATTGCCACCA CCACCCACTCAGAATATGCCAATGGGTCCAGGGGGGATGAATCAGAGcggccctcccccacctcctcgcTCTCACAATATGGGTTCAGATGGGATGGTAGGTGGGGGCCCTCCTGCGCCACACATGCAGAGCCAGATGAACGGCCAGATGCCTG GACCTAACCACATGACTATGCAGGGACCTGGGCCAAACCAGCTCAACATGACAAACAGTTCTATGAACATGCCTTCAAGTAGCCATGGCTCCATGGGAGGTTATAATCATTCAGTGCCATCTTCTCAAAGCATACCTGGACAAAATCAGATGACAATGAGCCAAGGACAGCCTATGGCCAATTATGGTCCCAGACCAAATATAAGTATGCAACCAAACCAAG GCCCAATGATGCATCAGCAGCCTCCTTCGCAGCAATACAGTATGCCGCAGGGAGGTGGGCAACATTATCAAGGACAGCAGCCACCAATGGGAATCATGGGCCAAGTTAACCAAGGAAACCATATGATGGGACAGAGGCAGATTCCTCCATACAGGCCACCCCAGCAAG GTCATAGTGATTACGGTTATCAGCAACCGTCGTATCCTGAACAAGGCTACGATAGGCCTTATGAGGATTCCTCCCAACATTACTACGAAGGAG GAAATTCACAATATGCTCAACAGCAAGATGCGTATCAAGGACCGCCTCAGCAGCAAGGATATCAACAGCAACAGTACCCAAGTCAGCAAGGCTACCCTGGACAGCAGCAAGGTTATG GTCCTTCACAAAGTGGTCCCGGACCCCAGTATTCCAACTATCCCCAAGGGCAAGGTCAACAGTATGGGGGATATAGGCCTGCACAGCCTGGCCCCCCGCAGCCACCACAGCAGAGGCCTTATGGATATGATCAG GGACAGTATGGCAATTACCAGCAATGA
- the SS18 gene encoding protein SSXT isoform X5 translates to MPMGPGGMNQSGPPPPPRSHNMGSDGMVGGGPPAPHMQSQMNGQMPGPNHMTMQGPGPNQLNMTNSSMNMPSSSHGSMGGYNHSVPSSQSIPGQNQMTMSQGQPMANYGPRPNISMQPNQGPMMHQQPPSQQYSMPQGGGQHYQGQQPPMGIMGQVNQGNHMMGQRQIPPYRPPQQGPPQQYSGQEDYYGDQYSHGGQGPPEGMNQQYYPDGHSDYGYQQPSYPEQGYDRPYEDSSQHYYEGGNSQYAQQQDAYQGPPQQQGYQQQQYPSQQGYPGQQQGYGPSQSGPGPQYSNYPQGQGQQYGGYRPAQPGPPQPPQQRPYGYDQGQYGNYQQ, encoded by the exons ATGCCAATGGGTCCAGGGGGGATGAATCAGAGcggccctcccccacctcctcgcTCTCACAATATGGGTTCAGATGGGATGGTAGGTGGGGGCCCTCCTGCGCCACACATGCAGAGCCAGATGAACGGCCAGATGCCTG GACCTAACCACATGACTATGCAGGGACCTGGGCCAAACCAGCTCAACATGACAAACAGTTCTATGAACATGCCTTCAAGTAGCCATGGCTCCATGGGAGGTTATAATCATTCAGTGCCATCTTCTCAAAGCATACCTGGACAAAATCAGATGACAATGAGCCAAGGACAGCCTATGGCCAATTATGGTCCCAGACCAAATATAAGTATGCAACCAAACCAAG GCCCAATGATGCATCAGCAGCCTCCTTCGCAGCAATACAGTATGCCGCAGGGAGGTGGGCAACATTATCAAGGACAGCAGCCACCAATGGGAATCATGGGCCAAGTTAACCAAGGAAACCATATGATGGGACAGAGGCAGATTCCTCCATACAGGCCACCCCAGCAAG GCCCACCACAGCAGTACTCAGGCCAGGAAGACTATTATGGGGACCAATACAGTCATGGTGGACAAGGTCCTCCAGAAGGCATGAACCAGCAATATTACCCTGATG GTCATAGTGATTACGGTTATCAGCAACCGTCGTATCCTGAACAAGGCTACGATAGGCCTTATGAGGATTCCTCCCAACATTACTACGAAGGAG GAAATTCACAATATGCTCAACAGCAAGATGCGTATCAAGGACCGCCTCAGCAGCAAGGATATCAACAGCAACAGTACCCAAGTCAGCAAGGCTACCCTGGACAGCAGCAAGGTTATG GTCCTTCACAAAGTGGTCCCGGACCCCAGTATTCCAACTATCCCCAAGGGCAAGGTCAACAGTATGGGGGATATAGGCCTGCACAGCCTGGCCCCCCGCAGCCACCACAGCAGAGGCCTTATGGATATGATCAG GGACAGTATGGCAATTACCAGCAATGA